AGGGACGATGGCCAACCTGTATGACTCCCGCGAGCAGCAGCCGCCCCGTTCCGGGCTGCTTCTGCTCCAGGCCTGCATCCTCGGGCTCTTCTGCGTCTTCGCCCTGCGTCTCTGGTACCTTCAGGTGCACAAGGGCGAGGAGTACGCCGAGAAGGCCAAGGAGAACCAACTGCGCCAGGAGCCGGTGTTCGCCCCGCGCGGGCTGGTCCTGGACCGGGGCGGAACCATGGTGGCCGTCAACGAGCCGGCCTACGCCCTGGGCCTCGTGCGCGAGGACGTGAAGAACCTGGACGCCACCCTGGCCGAGATCTCGCACCTCACCGGCACGCCCCTGGACAAGCTCCAGGAGGCCTACCGCCGGGGCCGCAAGCGGGTGAAGCCCTTCGAACCCATGCTCATCGTGCCGGACCTGGACTTCGAGCAGGTGGCCTCCGTGGAGGCCAACCACCTGCGCTGGCCCGGGTTGGAGATCGTGGTCCGCTCCCGGCGCTACTACAAATTCGGCCATCTTCTGGCGCACGTGCTCGGCTACGTGGGCGACGCCAGCGAGGACGACCTGGAGAAGGACTCCAGCCTGGCCCTGGGCGACTACGTGGGCAAGAACGGCCTGGAACAGATGCTCGAGCGACGGCTGCGCGGGACCAAGGGCGTGCGCCAGATGGAGGTGGACGCCACGGGTCGGCGACTCTCCGAGGCCCTGCTCAAGAAGCCCAAGTCCGGCGAGGACATCGTCCTGTCCGTGGACCTTGGGCTGCAGGCCACCATCGCCCGCCAGCTCGAGGGCAAGGCGGGCAGCGTGGTGGTCATGGACCCGGACACCGGCGAACTCCTGGCCCTGGTCAGTTCGCCGTCCTTCGACTCCAACGCCTTCACCGCCGGGCTGACTCCGGAGCAATGGAAAGGCCTGCGCGACGACCCCATGCACCCCCTGCAGAACCGGGCCACCCAGAGCGTCTATCCCCCGGGTTCGGTGTTCAAGCTGGTCATGGCCGGAGCCGGTTTCATGGCGAACATGCTCGACCCGCGCGAAACCGCCTTCTGCCAGGGGTCGCTGGCCCTGGGCAGCCACGTGTTCCGCTGCTGGCGCAAGGGGGGGCACGGTTCCGTGGACCTGGAACAGGCCCTGGTCCAGTCCTGCGACGTGTATTTCTACAAGCTCGGCATGAAACTCGGCGTGGACCGCATCAGCGAGTTCTCCTTCGCCGCCGGGTTCGGCAAGCCCACGGGCATCGACCTGCCCCACGAAAAAGGCGGCAACATCCCCACCAAGGAATGGAAGCTCAAACGCTTCGGCCAGAAATGGACCAAGGGCGAGGATCTGAACTTCTCCATCGGCCAGGGCTACACCCAGGTCTCGCCCCTGCAGGTGGCCCGCTACATCTCCGCGCTCATCAACGGCGGCCGCCTGCTCAAGCCGAACCTGATCCACGGCGATCCGCCCGTGCTCCAAGGCCGCCTGCCGCTCACGGAGGCCCAGCGGCTGTTCATCAAGAAGGCCATGGTGGCCACGGTGGAGGACCCCCGCGGCACCTGCCGCCGAGTCCAGACCCCCGGGGTCACGGCCGGGGCCAAGACCGGCAC
This is a stretch of genomic DNA from Desulfovibrio aminophilus DSM 12254. It encodes these proteins:
- the mrdA gene encoding penicillin-binding protein 2 produces the protein MANLYDSREQQPPRSGLLLLQACILGLFCVFALRLWYLQVHKGEEYAEKAKENQLRQEPVFAPRGLVLDRGGTMVAVNEPAYALGLVREDVKNLDATLAEISHLTGTPLDKLQEAYRRGRKRVKPFEPMLIVPDLDFEQVASVEANHLRWPGLEIVVRSRRYYKFGHLLAHVLGYVGDASEDDLEKDSSLALGDYVGKNGLEQMLERRLRGTKGVRQMEVDATGRRLSEALLKKPKSGEDIVLSVDLGLQATIARQLEGKAGSVVVMDPDTGELLALVSSPSFDSNAFTAGLTPEQWKGLRDDPMHPLQNRATQSVYPPGSVFKLVMAGAGFMANMLDPRETAFCQGSLALGSHVFRCWRKGGHGSVDLEQALVQSCDVYFYKLGMKLGVDRISEFSFAAGFGKPTGIDLPHEKGGNIPTKEWKLKRFGQKWTKGEDLNFSIGQGYTQVSPLQVARYISALINGGRLLKPNLIHGDPPVLQGRLPLTEAQRLFIKKAMVATVEDPRGTCRRVQTPGVTAGAKTGTAQVVRLTDELKAMPEDKIPYQMRDHAWMAGFAERGDRRVVVVAMVEHGLHGGSGAGPSVKTVFDYVFLGKGLGPVPEAPEPPENNE